A part of Myxococcales bacterium genomic DNA contains:
- the aspS gene encoding aspartate--tRNA ligase: protein MARFIDELKRTHHNAALRGADVGQEVVLFGWVASYRDHGGCVFVDLRDREGITQLVFDPNLSGHGDAPKDAYDRAQALRSEWVIGVRGVVVSRGKNVNPKMVTGEVEIHVIELGVFNKSETPPFEIADSIDTGEEKRLQYRYLDLRRAPLQKTLRVRHRINQTVRRYFDDKGFLELETPFMVKYTPGGARNFLVPSRLHAGKFYALAESPQLFKQLYMVAGFDRYFQIVKCFRDEDLRLDRQPEFTQIDVEMSFVSQDDIFRTMEGLVCTIWQTVLGIDLTQRYPGGRFPELPFAESMEKYGNDKPDLRFGLEHTDITSLVIEKSGGGVPFWKDIADKFTSGQYRRDLPAEIVKAMRIPAEHAGKLSRAELDKLEDFVKGMGARGLARAKVDGTGAWTQSPLAKMIGEELRLAVNAQTGAREGDLLFFQFGKESVVHTVMANLRIHLGKKLGLIPEYGHGGTFNFLWVVNPPLFEYDDEKKTWAAAHHAFTRPHDDCVALLDTDPGKVLCYRYDLVLNGFEIGGGSIRLHDPEVQAKVFAALGIGGDEARQKFGFLLDALKYGAPPHGGVAVGMDRLAMLLSGAESLRDVIPFPKTQKGTDLMTDAPNHVLPEQLAELRVRTVEPPARES from the coding sequence GTGGCAAGGTTCATCGACGAGCTCAAGCGCACTCACCACAACGCCGCCCTGCGCGGCGCAGACGTCGGCCAGGAGGTCGTCCTCTTCGGCTGGGTGGCGAGCTACCGCGATCACGGCGGGTGCGTCTTCGTGGACCTTCGCGATCGCGAGGGCATCACGCAGCTCGTCTTCGATCCGAACCTCTCCGGCCACGGCGACGCCCCGAAGGACGCCTACGATCGCGCTCAGGCGCTCCGTAGCGAGTGGGTCATCGGGGTGCGCGGCGTGGTCGTCAGCCGCGGCAAGAACGTGAACCCCAAGATGGTCACGGGTGAGGTGGAGATCCACGTCATCGAGCTCGGCGTGTTCAACAAGTCTGAGACCCCGCCGTTCGAGATCGCGGACAGCATCGACACGGGCGAGGAGAAGCGCCTCCAGTACCGCTATCTGGACCTGCGACGCGCGCCCCTGCAGAAGACCCTCCGCGTGCGGCACCGCATCAACCAGACCGTGCGGCGCTACTTCGACGACAAGGGCTTCCTCGAGCTCGAGACGCCCTTCATGGTGAAGTACACCCCGGGCGGCGCGCGCAATTTCCTCGTGCCGAGCCGCCTGCACGCCGGCAAGTTCTACGCCTTGGCGGAGAGCCCTCAGCTCTTCAAGCAGCTCTACATGGTGGCTGGGTTCGATCGGTACTTCCAGATCGTGAAGTGCTTCCGCGACGAGGACCTGCGCCTCGATCGGCAGCCCGAGTTCACCCAGATCGACGTCGAGATGAGCTTCGTCTCGCAAGACGACATCTTCCGCACGATGGAAGGGCTCGTGTGCACGATCTGGCAGACCGTGCTCGGCATCGATCTCACCCAGCGGTACCCCGGCGGGCGCTTCCCGGAGCTGCCCTTCGCCGAGTCGATGGAGAAGTACGGCAACGACAAGCCCGATCTTCGCTTCGGCCTCGAGCACACCGACATCACGAGCCTCGTGATCGAGAAGTCCGGCGGCGGCGTGCCCTTCTGGAAGGACATCGCCGACAAATTCACGAGCGGACAGTACCGCCGCGATCTCCCGGCCGAGATCGTGAAGGCCATGCGCATCCCCGCCGAGCACGCGGGCAAGCTGTCGCGCGCCGAGCTCGACAAGCTCGAGGACTTCGTGAAGGGCATGGGCGCGCGTGGCCTCGCCCGCGCCAAGGTCGACGGGACGGGCGCCTGGACGCAGTCGCCGCTCGCCAAGATGATCGGCGAAGAGCTGCGTCTCGCCGTGAACGCCCAGACAGGCGCGAGAGAGGGCGATCTTCTCTTCTTCCAGTTTGGGAAGGAGTCCGTCGTCCACACGGTGATGGCCAATCTGCGTATCCACCTCGGAAAGAAGCTTGGGCTCATCCCCGAGTACGGCCACGGCGGGACGTTCAACTTCCTGTGGGTCGTGAACCCGCCGCTCTTCGAGTACGACGACGAGAAGAAGACCTGGGCGGCGGCGCACCACGCCTTCACCCGACCCCACGACGACTGCGTGGCCTTGCTCGACACCGATCCGGGCAAGGTGCTCTGCTACCGCTACGATCTCGTGCTGAACGGCTTCGAGATCGGCGGCGGCTCGATTCGTCTCCACGACCCCGAGGTGCAGGCGAAGGTGTTCGCGGCGCTCGGCATCGGCGGCGACGAGGCGCGGCAGAAGTTCGGCTTCCTGCTCGACGCGCTCAAGTACGGCGCGCCCCCGCACGGCGGCGTGGCCGTCGGCATGGACCGGCTCGCGATGCTGCTCTCGGGCGCCGAGAGCCTCCGCGACGTCATCCCCTTCCCCAAGACACAGAAGGGCACCGACCTCATGACCGACGCCCCGAACCACGTGCTGCCCGAGCAGCTCGCGGAGCTCCGCGTGCGCACGGTCGAGCCCCCGGCGCGCGAGTCGTAG
- a CDS encoding roadblock/LC7 domain-containing protein, with translation MEASPFSAILGAFVARVPGAIAAALVDSGGETVDYAGKYDTFELKVVAAHFRILLGEATALAVGAEVRSLVVRCRKRTLLALLAPDGYAVVVVLRRRAGFAPQDASVRVLMEALAAEAGWTIPAPSRWGEVTVRRDDRGRPLELLAVDAEGDERATPLEVIGTFGARGFRVRASDGHEFSLVREPKNLWYADDGG, from the coding sequence ATGGAGGCCTCCCCGTTCTCCGCGATCCTCGGGGCGTTCGTGGCGCGCGTCCCGGGCGCCATCGCCGCGGCCCTCGTCGACAGCGGCGGCGAGACCGTCGACTACGCGGGCAAGTACGACACCTTCGAGCTCAAGGTGGTGGCCGCCCACTTCCGCATCTTGCTCGGCGAGGCGACCGCCCTCGCCGTCGGCGCCGAGGTCCGCAGCCTGGTCGTTCGGTGCCGGAAGCGGACGCTCCTCGCCCTGCTTGCCCCGGACGGCTACGCGGTGGTCGTCGTCCTACGCCGGCGCGCCGGCTTCGCTCCACAAGACGCGAGCGTGCGCGTCCTCATGGAAGCGCTCGCGGCGGAGGCCGGGTGGACGATCCCCGCGCCGTCCCGCTGGGGCGAGGTCACCGTTCGCCGCGACGATCGCGGGCGTCCACTGGAGCTGCTCGCCGTCGACGCGGAAGGCGACGAACGCGCCACTCCCCTCGAGGTCATCGGCACCTTCGGAGCGCGCGGGTTCCGCGTGCGGGCGAGCGACGGGCACGAGTTCAGCCTGGTGCGCGAGCCCAAGAACCTCTGGTACGCCGACGACGGCGGCTGA